The Streptomyces taklimakanensis nucleotide sequence GACCCGCGGGCGGGTCCTGCGGCCGGCCCGGTCCGGCGAGGCAGAGCTCACCGGGGACGCCCGCGGGCACCGGTCGCAGTCCGGCGTCCAGTACGTGGACGCGGAGGTTGTCCAGTGGGCGGCCGAGCGGCAGTGGGCCGCCGTCCGCCAGGTCTCCGTCGGTCACCACACGTGCCGTCAGGGGCGGCGCTCCGGCGCCCACGCGCGGGCCGTGGGCGCACACCAGCCGTAGCTCCGGGCACGCCTCCCGGATCCGGACCAGCGGTTCGACGGGCACCGGGTCCCCGGCGGTGAGCACCGTCTCGAGCCCGCGGAACGCCGCCGGGTGGCTGCGCGCCGTCTGCTCCAGGCGGTCCGGTGCGGACCACATCCGGGTGAGCCCGTGGGCCGCGACGGTGTCCGCGAGGCGGTCCGGCGCGAACCGGTCCTCCGGGAGGACGACGAGGGTGCCGCCGGTCAGCAGCGGCGCCCAGAGCGGGAGGCCGGCCGCGTCGAAGGACCGCCCGGCGAGGAACGGTGTCCGGGCGGGCCCGTCGCCCGGACGCCAGTGGGTGTCGGCGGCGGTGGCGGTCACCTCGGCGTGCCGCACGCGCACCGGCTCCAGGGCGCCGTCCGGCCCGGGGGCGAAGCGGAGGAACGCCGGGGCGGAAGGAGCGGTGGATCGTGTGTCCGGGGCGTCCGGGGCGTCCGGGAGGGGGGCGGGGGCGGCCGGGGAGACGAGTCGGAGACCGGGAGGCTCCGGAGCGGGCGGCGGGGTCTCCGTCACCAGCAGTCGAACCCCGGCGGCGGTGAGCACCGCGGACCGGTGCTCCGGCGCGGCGGTGGGGTCCAGCGGAACGCAGACCGCGCCGGTCCTGGCGAGGGCGAGTGCCGCGGTCACCGTGTGGGGGGACTGGGCCAGGGCGAGGGCCACCGGCTCCCCGGGGCGGGCCCCGGCGGCGCTGAGGCGCCGGGCCAGGTGGCCCGCGCGGGCGTCGAGTTCGGCGTAGGTCAGCGGCAGCGCCCCGTCCAGGGCGAGGGCGTCGGGGGTGCGGGCCGCCTGTTCGGCGAACCGCTCCGCGAGGGTGGCCGCCTCCGCCGCCACGGTGACCGGGCCCCGGGCCTGCTCCAGCGCCTCGCGCCGCTCCCGCGGCGTCAGCACCTCCAGCGCGCTCAGGGACCGGCCGGGGGCGTCGACCGCCTGGCGCAGCAGCCGTGCCCAGGCGGCCGTGAGACGCGCCACGGTCTCCCGGTCGAACAGGTCCACGGCGTAGTCCACGGCCACGTCGATGCCCGCCGGGGTGCGGTCGGGCCCGAGGACCTCCTCGCACATCACACTCAGATCGAACTTGGCGCCCCTGGCGTCGACCGACTCCGCCGTGACCTCGAGCCCGCCCAGGGAGAGCGGCACGGCATCGTTGTTCTGGAGGGTCAGCATCACCTGGAACAGCGGGTGGCGGGCGAGGGAGCGCGCGGGGTTGAGCTCCTCGACCAGCCGCTCGAACGGCACGTCCTGGTGCGCCTGGGCAGACAGGTTCACCTCCCGGGCCCGGCCCAGCAGCTCGGCGAAGGACGGGTCGCCGGAGACGTCGGTGCGCAGCACCAGGGTGTTGGCGAAGAAGCCGACCAGTTCCTCCAACGCCTCGTCGGTGCGGCCGGCGACGACGGAGCCGATGGGGATGTCGTCCCCGGCGCCGAACCGGTGCAGCAGCGCGGCCAGGGAGGCCTGGAGCACCATGAACAACGTCACCCGGTGCTCGCGCGCCAGCCGCACGATCGCCGCGTGGAGTTCGGCGTCCAGCGGCAGTGCGACGCGGTCGCCGCGGTGGCCGGCGACCGCGGGGCGAGGCCGGTCGACGGGGAGCGGCAGCTCCTCGGGCAGGCCGTCGAGGGCATCGCGCCAGTGGGCGAGTTGACGGGCGAGGAGGCCGCCCGGGTCCGTGACGTCGCCGAGCAGCTCGTGCTGCCAGAGCGTGTAGTCGGCGTACTGGACGGGCAGCGGCGCCCAACCGGGCGCGGCGCCACCGAGGCGAGCCCGGTAGGCGGTGTCGAGGTCGCGCAGCAGCGGGCCGAGGGACCAGCCGTCGGCGGCGATGTGGTGCAGGACGAGGACCAGCAGGTGCTCGTCGGGGCCCGCGCGGAACAGATCGACCCGCAGCGGTGGCTCGGCGGCGAGCGAGAACGGCCGCCACACGGCCTCCTGGCAGGCGGCGCGCAGCGTCGCGCCGTCACCGGTGCGGTCGTGCTCCTGCCACATCGCCCCGGCGTTCCGGACGGTGTCCGCGGGCAGCACCCGCTGGTGCGGTTCGTCGTCCCGCCCGGTGCCGAACACGGTGCGCAGGCTCTCGTGGCGGACCATCAGGTCGCCGACGGCGGCGCGCAGGGCGGCGCGGTCGAGCGGGCCGTCCAGGCGGAGGACGAGCGGGATGTTGTAGAAAGGGCTCTCCCCCTCCAACCGGTCGATCAGCCAGAGCCGCCGCTGGGCGAAGGAGAGGGGAAGCACGGCCGGACGCTCCCCGGCCGTACAGCGGGGCCGGGCCGCCTCGACCGGGGTGGCCTCCCCGGCGCCGCCGGCGCCGCCGGCGCCGCCGGACGGGGAGGCCGGGTCCGCCGGGAGGTCCAGAAGGGCGTCGAGGGCGGCGATGGTGGGGTGTTCGAAGAGGGTGCGCAGGCTGAGGCCGGTGCCGAAGGCGGATCGGACACGGCCGGCGAGGCGGGTGGCCAACAGGGAGTGACCGCCGAGCCGGAAGAAGTCGTCGTCGAGGTGGACGCGCTCCGGCGCCAGGCCCAGGACCCCGGCGAAGAGCTCCCGCAGCCGCCGCTGTCGGGGGGTGCCGGGCTCTCGGCCGGTACCGCCCGTGGTGTAGTCGGGGGCGGGCAGCGCCCCGCGGTCGATCTTGCCGTTGGAGGTCAGCGGGAGGCGGTCCAGCAGCACGAGGGCGGCGGGCACCATGTAGGCGGGGAGCGACCCCGCGGCGTGCCGGCGCAGGGCGGCGGTGGTGAGCGTGTCGTCGGCCGGCACGCAGTAGCCGACCAGGCGCCGGTCGCCGTTCTCCTCGCGGAGCAGGACGGCGGCCTGGGCGACCCCGGGGTGGGCGGCGAGGGCCGCCTCGATCTCGCCGGGCTCGATGCGGAAGCCGCGCAGCTTGACCTGCTGGTCGGTGCGGCCCAGGTACTCCAGGGCACCGTCGTCGTTCCACCGCACCAGATCCCCGGTGCGGTACATGCGGGTGCCGGGGCGGGGCGCGTGGGGGTCGGGCACGAAGCGCTCCGCGGTGAGCGCGGGGTGGCCGAGGTAGCCGCGCGCCTGGCCGGACCCCGCGAGGTACAGCTCACCGGCCACACCCACCGGGAGCGGTCGGAGCTCGCGGTCCAGGACATAGGCGCGGGTGCCGTCCAGCGGGCCGCCGATCGGCAGCGGACGGCCGTTGTCCGGCTCCGACGGCCGGATCGGGTGGAGGGTGGCGAAGGTGGTGGTCTCGGTCGGCCCGTAGGCGTTCAACAGCCGCAGTCCGGGGCACGCCTCCAGGACGCGCCGCATCGACGCGGCCGAGCCCGCCTCGCCCCCGGTGAGGACGGTGTGCAGGCCGCGCAGCGCGGTGGGCCGTTCCTGGGCGATCAGGTCGAACAGGCCCTTGGTCAGGAACAGCCCGGTCACGTGGTGCCGGGCGATGAGGGCGGCCAGGTCGGCGGGCTCGGGATGGGCGGTGGGGGCGCAGACGACGGTGCCACCGGTCAGCAGCGGCACCCACATCTCGAAGGTGGCCGCGTCGAAGGCGTACGAGGAGTGCAGCAACACCCGCCGCATCGACCCGTCCGCCCACCACCGGTCGGCGGCGAGGGCGGTGATGTCGCGGTGGTGCACGGCGACGCCCTTGGGCCGCCCGGTGGAGCCGGAGGTGTACATCACGTACGCCAACTGCCCGGCGGCCACTCGCACTGGCGGGGCGTCCTCGGCACCGGCCGTCCGCGGCGGCTCCTCGTCCGGCCGCAGGACCCGGGCGCGGTGCTCGAACCCGGCGTCGGCCCGGTCGGTGAGCAGGACGGCGGCCCCGGTCTCGTGGAGGATGTCGGCCATCCGTTCGGCGGGGAGGCCCGGGTGCAGCGGCACGTAGGCGCCGCCCGCCTTGAGCACCGCCAGAGCGGCCGTCACGACCTCGGGGGAGTGGTCGAGGAGCAGCGCCACGGGGGTCTCCGGGCCGACGCCCAGCGTACGGAGGCGGTGCGCGAGCCGGTTGGCGCGGGCGTCGAGCTCGGCGTAGGTCAGCCGCCGGGCGCCGTCCACGGCCACGGCCTCCGGGGTGGCCGCGGCCTGCCGGGCGAAGACCTCCGGCACGGTGGCGCCGGGGTGGCCCCGCCGGGTCGGCGTGCCCTGCCGGCCGTCGAGCAGGGTGCGGCGTTCCTCGGGGGACAGCAGCTCGATCTCCGCGACGGGCCGCCGGGGGTCGGCCAGTACGGCGGTGAGCAGCCGGGTGAAGCACGTCGCGAGCCGCCGCGCCGTGGCACGGTCGAAGACGTCGGTGGCGTACTCGAAGGCGCCGTCCAGGCCGGCCGGGGAGCCGTCCGGGGTGTGGCGTTCGCCCAGACTGAGGGTCAGGTCGAAGGTGGACGTGGTGATGTCGGAGGAGGCGAAGGACACGTCGAGGCCGTCGAAGTCCGGCGGGGTGTCCTCGGTGCCGTGCAGTGACAGCGCCACCTGGAAGAGGGGGTGGCGGGCGAGGGAGCGCGCGGGGTTGAGCTCCTCGACCAGCCGCTCGAACGGCACGTCCTGGTGGGTGAGGGCGGCCAGGCCGGTCTCCCGGACGCGGCCCAACAGCTCGGTGAAGTCGGGGCGGCCGGTGAGGTCGGTGCGCAGCACCAGGGTGTTGCTGAAGAAGCCGACCAGGTCGTCCAACGCCTCGTCGGTGCGGCCCGCCACGGGCGAGCCGATGGGGATGTCGTCCCCGGCGCCGAACCGGTGCAGCACGGCGGCGAGCGCCGCCTGCACCACCATGAACGGGGTGGCGCCGTGCTCCCGGGCCAGCTCGGTGAGCCGCAGGTGCGCGGTGGCGTCGAGGGTCACCGGCACCTGCCGGGCGCGGTGGCCGGCCGCCGCGGGGCGGGGGCGGTCCAGTGGCAGCGGCAGCTCCTCGGGCAGCCCGTCCAGGGCCTGCCGCCAGTGGGCGAGCTGCCGGGAGAGGGGGCTGTCGGGGTCGCTGTCGCTGCCGAGCAGGTCGCGCTGCCAGAGGGCGTAGTCGACGTACTGCACCGGCAGCGGTTTCCACGCCGGTGCCCGGTCTCCGGCGCGGCGGGCGCGGTAGGCGGTGGCCAGGTCGCGCAGCAGCGGCCCCAGGGACCAGCCGTCGGCGGCGATGTGGTGCACCACCAGGGTGAGGACCCGTTCCTCGGCCTGCTCCTCGGGCCGGTCCTCGGGCCGGGTGGCGGGGTGGAGGTAGGCGTGGAGCAACGGACGGTCGCCGGAGAGGTCGAAGGAGTGGGCGGCGGCCTCGTCCACGGTGCGGTCGGTCTCGGTCAGCAGGGCCTCCGCGCCGGGCGCGTCCAGTACCCGTTGCCAGGGCACGCCGTCGCTCTCCGCGAAGACCGTGCGCAGTGCCTCGTGCCGGGCCACCACGTCGGTGAGTGCCGCGCCCAGGGCGGGCACGTCCAGGGCGCCGCGCAGGCGCAGCGGCAGGGAGATGTTGTGAGTGGTGCCCGCCCCCTCCAACTGGTCGACGAGCCAGAAGCGCTGCTGGGCGTAGGAGAGCGGCGGCCGTTCCGGGCGGACCGCCACCGCGGTCGGGGCCGGCCGGGGCCGGTCGGCGGCCAGCTTCTCGCCCAACTCGGCGATGGTGGGGTGCTCGAAGACGGTCCGGATGGACAGTTCGGCGCCCAGGGCCGCGCGGATCCGGCTGGTCAGCCGGATGGCGAGGAGGGAGTGGCCGCCGAGGTGGAAGAAGTCGTCGCCGATGGTGAGGCCGTCGGGATCGAGGCCGAGGGTGTCGGCGAAGAGGGTGCGGAGGACCTCCTCCTCGGGGGTGCGGGGGCCGCCCCCGCCGGGCCGCGCCCGCACGTCCTCGGGGACCGTGTTCCCCACAGGCGCCGTGGGGCGCGTGGGGTCGGCGGGTTGGGCGTGGTCCGGGAGCAGGAGGACGCCGTCGACACGACGGCGCACGAGCACCCCCGTCCGCAGCAGCCGCCCGCCCGGTTCCGGGGCGTGGGGATCCGCGACAGTCGTCGCGGAGGGGGCGTGCACCCGGCCGTGGGCGTGACCGGCGGCGGCGAGGCAGAGCTCGCCGGGCACGCCGTGGGGCACCGGTCGCAGCCCGGCGCCGTCGAGCACATGGAGACGCAGTCCGTCCAGAGGCCGACCGAGCGGTACGGGGCCGCCGTGCGCCAGGTCCTCGTCCGTCACCACCCGCGCGGTCACGAAGTCGGCGCCACCGGCCGGGTCCAGGGCGCACACCAGCCGCAGCTCCGGGCACGCCTCCCGCGCGACACGCAGCGGTTCCGCGGGCACCGGAGCCCCGCCCACGATGACCGTGCGCAGCCCGCGGAGCGCCGCCGCGTCGGCCCGGACGGTCCGGGCGAAGTGCGCCGTGTCCATCCGCAGGGTCGTCAGTCCGCCGTCGGCGACGAGGCCGGGCAGCGCCTTTGGGTCGGGAGTGTCCTCGGGGGCCGGCACGACGGTGCCCCCGGTCAGCAGCGGCAGCCACAGCTCGAAGACCGCGGCGTCGGTGGACCAGGGCGCGTGCAGCAGCACCCGCGGGCCGTCCGTGCCGTCGTCCCAGCGGTGGTCGGCGGTCAGACCCGCCACATCGCGGTGGCGCAGCGCGCGGAGCGCGGGCGGGCCGTCCCCGGCCTCGGGGGGCGGGGCCTCGGGCAGGAGGTAGGCCGCCGCCCCGGCCCCGGTGGGGCCCGTCGGGGGCGCGGTGCCGCCGGGCCAGGCGTCCGCCTCGGCCAGACGCAGCACCCGCACCCCGGACGGCAGCCACCGGACGCTGTCGGCGCTGTCGGCGCCGTCGGTGAGGAGCAGGGCGGCCCCCGAGGCGGTGACCAGGTGGGCCCGGTGTTCCGGCGCGAGTTCGGTGGGCAGCGGCACGGCGGTGCCTCCCGCCGCGACCACGCCCAGCAGCGCGGCCACCGCCGCGGGGGTGCGGCCCAGCGACAGGGCCACCGGAGTACCCGCGCCCACGCCCTGGCCGGTCAACCGCCGCGCCAGCCGGTCGACCCGATCCGCCAGCTCCGCGTAACTCCAGCCGCCCCGGGCACCGGCCACCGCCGTCCTCTCGGGCCGGCAGGCGGCCCGGGCGGCGAACAGCTCCCCGAGCGGCGCCAGGCGGTGCGGTGGTACGGGGCCACCCCGTCCGGCGGCCAGCGCCTCCCGACGCTCCTCGGCGCTCAGTATCTCCAGTTCCGACAGGGGCAGCTCCGGCCGCGCGGCGGCCGACTCCAGCAGCCGCACCCAGCACCGCGTCAGCCGCTCCACGGTGGCCCGGTCGAACAGCTCGGTGGCGTACTCCAACGAGCCGGTCATGCCGGCCGGGACGCCGTCCGGGCCGTGGGTCTCCTCGATACCGATGCTGAGGTCGAACTTGGCCACCCGCACGCCGATCGGCTCGGGCTCGGCCGTCACCCCGGGCAGGTCGAACCGGCCGGGCTCGTGGTTCTGGAGGGTCAGCATCACCTGGAACAGCGGGTGGCGGGCGAGGGAGCGCGCGGGGTTGAGCTCCTCGACCAGCCGCTCGAACGGCACGTCCTGGTGCGCCTGGGCGGACAGGTTCACCTCCCGGGCCCGGCCCAGCAGCTCGGTGAAGGACGGGTCGCCGGAGACGTCGGTGCGCAGCACCAGGGTGTTGTTGAAGAAGCCGACCAGTTCCTCCAACGCCTCGTCGGTGCGGCCGGCGACGGGGGTGCCGACGGCGATGTCCCGGCCCGCGCCCAGCCGGGACATCAGCGCGGCCAGGGAGGCCTGGAGCACCATGAACGACGTCGCCCGGTGCTCGCGCGCCAGCCGCACCAGCGAGCGGTGCAGCCGTGGCGCCAGGCGCACGGGAACGGCGTCGGCGGCGGTGCCGGTCAGCGCGGCCGGGCGGGGCCGGTCGGTGGGCAGCCCCAGCTCCTCGGGCAACCCCGCCAGGACCTCCCGCCAGTGGGCGAGCTGCCGGGACAGCAGGCTCTCCGGGTCGCCGTCGCTGCCCAGCAACTCGCGCTGCCAGAGGGTGTAGTCGGCGTACTGCACCGGCAGCGGCTCCCACGCCGGGGCCCGGTCCCCGGCGCGACGCGCCCGGTAGGCCACCGCCAGGTCGCGCAGGAAAGGGGCCTGCGACCAGCCGTCGGCCGCGATGTGGTGGAGCACCACGAGCAGCACGTGCTCCTCGGGGCCGAGGACGAAGACGGTGACCCGGATCGGCGGTTCGGTGCCGAGGTCGAAGGGGCGGGCCGCCGCCGCGTCACGCAGCGCCGGGTACTCGTCCTCGGCGCACGGCACCACGTCGACCCGCGGCCGGGTCTCCCCGGCGGGCAGCACCTCCTGCCGGGGCATCCCCTCGCTCACCGGGAACACGGTGCGCAGGGACTCGTGCCGGGCCACGACGTCCGCCGCCGCCCGTCGCAGCGCGACCACGTCGAGCGGGCCGCGCAGCCGCAGGGCGATCGGCAGGTTGTAGAGGGGGCTCGGCCCGTCCAGCTGGTCGATCAGCCACAGGCGCTGTTGTGCGAACGACACCGGTATCACGGTGCTACTCCCTACTGCTTGATCACATCACCGGGGACGGGCCGGTCGGGTGGGATCCCGGGGGCCGGCGGACGGCCCCCGGGGATCAACGGTCGGTGGTGGACGCGGCCGCGGTGGCGGCCGGTCGGACGCCGGGCCGGCAGTCGGCCATCCGGACGGGGGCGCCCATGGCGACGGCGATCTTCCGGTCGCCGCGGAAGGGATCCCGACCGTGTGCGGTGCCGATGTTGTCCACCAGCATCAGATCGCCGCGCTGCCAGGTCTCACGGACGGTGGCCGCCTCGTAGACCGCGTTGAGTTCGGCGACCTCGTCCCGGGTGAGCGCGGTGCCGTCGCCCAGGCCGGTGTTGAAGGGCAGGCCGTCCGGGCCGAACTCGTCGATCAGCGCGGCCCGGATCTCCGGCTCCAGGGACCACTCGTTCCAGAAGGCCAGGTGGTTGAACCAGGACTCCTCGCCGGTGTCCGGGTGGGTGAGCGTCGCGGGACGGATCTGCCGGGTGCGCAGCGTGCCGTCCGTCCGCCACTGCGCGTCGATGAGGTTCTCGGCGCAGTAGGCGTTCACCGCCTCCGGGTCCTCGGTGCCGAACGCGGTCCGCCAGTCCAGCGAGATGTATCCGGAGTAGTTCCGGGTGAGGCTCCAGCCGGTGGCCCGGGCGCGGGCCACCAGTTCGGAGGGCAGTTCGCGCAGCACTTTCCGGCAGTCGGCGACGGGGGTGGCCCCGCCCTCGGGCGGGGCGGTCAGACAGGCGAACAGCAGCAGCCCGGGGAAGGTCAGGGTGTAGCTGTTCTCGTTGTGCATCCGGATCGCCTGCGAGGGCGGCAAGTCGGTGGAGGAGAAGACGCCGTTGCCGAAGTCGCTGCGCGGGGTGGCCTTCTCGCGGTACGGGGTGCGTTCGGGGATCAGGACGTCGCGGACCGTCGCCACGTCCTCGGTGGTGGCGATGGGCAGTCCGCGCAACAGGACCGCGCCGTGTTGCCGCAGACCCGCGGAGATCTCCTCGTGCGACTCGCGCAGCCAGTCGGCCGCCGCCCGTGCGGAGGTCACTCCCGTCACCCGGATCCGGGCGGGGCGGCCGGGGTCGAGTTCCCAGTTCGGCATGGTGGTCCTCACCGCCGCTCGAGGGAGGCCGTCAGGCCGGCGGGCCTGATGTCGGTCCAGTTCCGCTCGATGTACTCCAGGCAGCCCGCACGGCTGTCCTCGCCGTGGACCGTGGTCCAGCCCTCGGGCACCTCGATCCAGGTGGGCCACAGCGAGTGCTGGTTCTCGTCGTTGACGAGCACCAGATAGGTGCCGTCCTCGTTCTCGAAGGGATTCGTCATGGCGCATGACCTCCTGGGGAGGGGCAGGGACGGGGAGGGGTGCCGCCGAAGCTATCGACGGTGGCCGTGGCCGGGCGGCAGACGGTCAGGCAGGACGGCGGAAGTTCCGCCGCCGTGGTGTCGGTCGGCGCGGGGTGAGACGCACCGGGCAGCTGTCCAAGCCGAAGTTGATGAGCGAGCCGTTGTAGCGCGGCGGTCCCACGCGTTCGATGCGCTCGGTCCGCTCCAGCACGGCCGAGAAGAGCGCGCCGAGTTCCGCCTTCGCCAGCGGCGCGCCGATGCAGTAGTGGGCGCCCAGGCCGAGCGCCAGGTGCCGGTTGGGGGAGCGGCCGAACTCGATCTCGTGAGGACGCTCGTAGACGGCCGGGTCGCGGTTGGCCGCCCAGAGCCAGGGCACCACCCGGTCGCCCGCGGCGAAGCGGAAGCCGCCCAGTTCGGTGTTCCGGGTGACCGTGCGCAGGGTGTGCAGGCCCACCGAGGTCCAGCGCAACAGCTCGTCCACGGCCGCTCCCGTCTCGGCTGTGCCGTCGACCAACCGCTGCCACAGCACCGGGCGTTCGACGAGCGCCAGCAACGCCGTCGCGGCGGTGTGCCGGACCGTCTGCACCCCGCCCACCACGATGTTGTCCAGGTTGAGGACCACGTCCTCCACCGGCAGCAGCCGCCCGCCGACCCGGTGGTGGGCCACGGCGCTGATGAGGTCGTCCCCGGGGTCGGCGCGGCGCCGCATCACCTGGTGCATCAGGTAGGGGATCAACCGCTGGTGGCCGGCGCGGCGCTCCTCGGGGGCGCGGCCCAGGAACGCCAGGTCGCAGACGTTCCGGACCATCTCACGGTCCTGACCCGGTACGTCGAGCAGATCGCACATCACCTCCAGCGGCAGCGCCGACACCATCTGCACGAGGTCCACCTCGCGCCGCTCCACCGCCTGCCGGACGATGGCGTCGGCCAGCTCGTCGATGCCGCGGGCGGCGCCGCGCACCCCCTGCGGGGAGAAGAACGGCACGGCCGGGGCCCGCAGCGCACGGTGTCGGGGCGGGTCGCACAGCGCCATCATCCGGCCGGAACCGGCGGGCCGGGCGGGGCCGGTGCCCAGCAGCGAACCGCCCTCGGAACTGTAGACCGTGGTGTCCCGCAGCACCTGCGCGGACAACTCGTAGGTCAGTACGGACCAGACGGGCCCGTCGGTCTCGGTCTCGGTGCGGTGCACCGGGGACTCGCGCCGCAACCCGTCGACGAGCTCCGGCAGGTCGGGCCGGGACCACAGGCCGGGATCGCTCAGATTGACGCTCGGGCCGACTGTCGTGGTGACCACGGGTGCTCCCTGGTGCGTTGGATGGTCGGGGTCGGTGGCGGCACGGGCCCGCGGTGGGCGACGCCGACCGCCGGGCGGCCGCCGGGGAGGGCGCGGGCGGCGGCCCGGGGCGGTGCCGACAGGTGTGCCGGACGTCGAGGCTCTGCTCGTGGAAGCCGCAGTCGCGCCCCGTGCCCACGGGGCCGGATCCCCCGCGCCGCGGATCCCGTCGGGGCGCCGAGGGCGGTGTCGCCGTCCGTGCGCGGGACGCGGACGATCCGGAAGGTGCGGTGCGACTGTGGGGCCGGGAGCGGCAACCGGTCGGTGACGACGTGGGGACGCGGTCCGTTCACCGGGCGCCCCGGCTCGCCAACGCCGGTCGAGGCGCGGCTTCGGAGGCGGCGGTCCGCCGCACGGACTCCGTGAAGTCGGCCAGGTCGTGGGAGTCCAGCAGCTGGCGCAGCTGGATCTCGATGCCGAGGCGGCGGCGCAGCACGTGCACCACCCGCAGGGCGGTGAGGGAGTGGCCGCCCAGTGCCAGGAAGTCGTCGGTCGGCTCCACCCGGTCCACCTGGAGGGCGGTGCGCCAGACCTCCGCGACCTGCCGGTCCAGGTCCTCCGGCACCCGGCCGGCCGCCGTGTCCGCGGGCCGGCCGGGGGCGGGCGCCGCCGCGCCGGGGGAGCCGGGACGGGGGACGGTCAGGGCGTGGTGGTCCACCTTGCCGCTCGGGGTGAGCGGCAGCGCGGCGAGCGGGTGGACGCTGCTGGGCACCATGTGGGCGGGCAGCGTGTCGCGCAGTCGGCCCAGTACGCCCCGGGCGAAGTCGCGGCCGGTGTCCGCGGTGCCCCGAACGGTCACGAAGGCCGTGATCCGCAGGTCGCCGGGGGCGGCCTCGATCACCTTCACCGCGGCCTCGGCCACTTCGGGCAGGCGGGTGAGGGCCCGCTCGATCTCGCCCGGCTCGATGCGGAAGCCGCGCAGCTTCACCTGCCGATCGGACCGGCCGACGTACTCCAGGGTGCCGTCGGGACCGGTCCTGGCCAGGTCGCCGGTGCGGTACATCCGGTGGCCGGGCGGCCCGTAGGGGTCGGGCAGGAAGCGCTCGGCGGTCAGCCCCGCGCGGCCGACATAGCCGTGGGCGAGCCCGGCCCCCGCCACGTACAGCTCCCCGGTCTCGCCCGGGGCGGACGGGCGCAGCCGGTCGTCCAGCACCCGTACCGTGCTTCCGGCCAGTGCCGCGCCCAGGTGCGGGCGGGTCTTCGGGCCGGTGATCCAGGCGGCGGTGGAGTCCACCGTGCACTCGGTCAGGCCGTAGACGTTGACGGCCTCGGTCCCGGCGGCTGCCAGTTCCCGCCAGACCCGCTCGGGCACCGGCTCGCCGCCCATGAAGAGCCGGGGCACCGGGCCACCCGCCAGCGGCTCGCGCAGCAGCTCCCAGTGCGAGGGCGTCAGGTCCAGGTCGGTGACGCCCTCGGCGCGCAGCGTCCGG carries:
- a CDS encoding amino acid adenylation domain-containing protein → MSFAQQRLWLIDQLDGPSPLYNLPIALRLRGPLDVVALRRAAADVVARHESLRTVFPVSEGMPRQEVLPAGETRPRVDVVPCAEDEYPALRDAAAARPFDLGTEPPIRVTVFVLGPEEHVLLVVLHHIAADGWSQAPFLRDLAVAYRARRAGDRAPAWEPLPVQYADYTLWQRELLGSDGDPESLLSRQLAHWREVLAGLPEELGLPTDRPRPAALTGTAADAVPVRLAPRLHRSLVRLAREHRATSFMVLQASLAALMSRLGAGRDIAVGTPVAGRTDEALEELVGFFNNTLVLRTDVSGDPSFTELLGRAREVNLSAQAHQDVPFERLVEELNPARSLARHPLFQVMLTLQNHEPGRFDLPGVTAEPEPIGVRVAKFDLSIGIEETHGPDGVPAGMTGSLEYATELFDRATVERLTRCWVRLLESAAARPELPLSELEILSAEERREALAAGRGGPVPPHRLAPLGELFAARAACRPERTAVAGARGGWSYAELADRVDRLARRLTGQGVGAGTPVALSLGRTPAAVAALLGVVAAGGTAVPLPTELAPEHRAHLVTASGAALLLTDGADSADSVRWLPSGVRVLRLAEADAWPGGTAPPTGPTGAGAAAYLLPEAPPPEAGDGPPALRALRHRDVAGLTADHRWDDGTDGPRVLLHAPWSTDAAVFELWLPLLTGGTVVPAPEDTPDPKALPGLVADGGLTTLRMDTAHFARTVRADAAALRGLRTVIVGGAPVPAEPLRVAREACPELRLVCALDPAGGADFVTARVVTDEDLAHGGPVPLGRPLDGLRLHVLDGAGLRPVPHGVPGELCLAAAGHAHGRVHAPSATTVADPHAPEPGGRLLRTGVLVRRRVDGVLLLPDHAQPADPTRPTAPVGNTVPEDVRARPGGGGPRTPEEEVLRTLFADTLGLDPDGLTIGDDFFHLGGHSLLAIRLTSRIRAALGAELSIRTVFEHPTIAELGEKLAADRPRPAPTAVAVRPERPPLSYAQQRFWLVDQLEGAGTTHNISLPLRLRGALDVPALGAALTDVVARHEALRTVFAESDGVPWQRVLDAPGAEALLTETDRTVDEAAAHSFDLSGDRPLLHAYLHPATRPEDRPEEQAEERVLTLVVHHIAADGWSLGPLLRDLATAYRARRAGDRAPAWKPLPVQYVDYALWQRDLLGSDSDPDSPLSRQLAHWRQALDGLPEELPLPLDRPRPAAAGHRARQVPVTLDATAHLRLTELAREHGATPFMVVQAALAAVLHRFGAGDDIPIGSPVAGRTDEALDDLVGFFSNTLVLRTDLTGRPDFTELLGRVRETGLAALTHQDVPFERLVEELNPARSLARHPLFQVALSLHGTEDTPPDFDGLDVSFASSDITTSTFDLTLSLGERHTPDGSPAGLDGAFEYATDVFDRATARRLATCFTRLLTAVLADPRRPVAEIELLSPEERRTLLDGRQGTPTRRGHPGATVPEVFARQAAATPEAVAVDGARRLTYAELDARANRLAHRLRTLGVGPETPVALLLDHSPEVVTAALAVLKAGGAYVPLHPGLPAERMADILHETGAAVLLTDRADAGFEHRARVLRPDEEPPRTAGAEDAPPVRVAAGQLAYVMYTSGSTGRPKGVAVHHRDITALAADRWWADGSMRRVLLHSSYAFDAATFEMWVPLLTGGTVVCAPTAHPEPADLAALIARHHVTGLFLTKGLFDLIAQERPTALRGLHTVLTGGEAGSAASMRRVLEACPGLRLLNAYGPTETTTFATLHPIRPSEPDNGRPLPIGGPLDGTRAYVLDRELRPLPVGVAGELYLAGSGQARGYLGHPALTAERFVPDPHAPRPGTRMYRTGDLVRWNDDGALEYLGRTDQQVKLRGFRIEPGEIEAALAAHPGVAQAAVLLREENGDRRLVGYCVPADDTLTTAALRRHAAGSLPAYMVPAALVLLDRLPLTSNGKIDRGALPAPDYTTGGTGREPGTPRQRRLRELFAGVLGLAPERVHLDDDFFRLGGHSLLATRLAGRVRSAFGTGLSLRTLFEHPTIAALDALLDLPADPASPSGGAGGAGGAGEATPVEAARPRCTAGERPAVLPLSFAQRRLWLIDRLEGESPFYNIPLVLRLDGPLDRAALRAAVGDLMVRHESLRTVFGTGRDDEPHQRVLPADTVRNAGAMWQEHDRTGDGATLRAACQEAVWRPFSLAAEPPLRVDLFRAGPDEHLLVLVLHHIAADGWSLGPLLRDLDTAYRARLGGAAPGWAPLPVQYADYTLWQHELLGDVTDPGGLLARQLAHWRDALDGLPEELPLPVDRPRPAVAGHRGDRVALPLDAELHAAIVRLAREHRVTLFMVLQASLAALLHRFGAGDDIPIGSVVAGRTDEALEELVGFFANTLVLRTDVSGDPSFAELLGRAREVNLSAQAHQDVPFERLVEELNPARSLARHPLFQVMLTLQNNDAVPLSLGGLEVTAESVDARGAKFDLSVMCEEVLGPDRTPAGIDVAVDYAVDLFDRETVARLTAAWARLLRQAVDAPGRSLSALEVLTPRERREALEQARGPVTVAAEAATLAERFAEQAARTPDALALDGALPLTYAELDARAGHLARRLSAAGARPGEPVALALAQSPHTVTAALALARTGAVCVPLDPTAAPEHRSAVLTAAGVRLLVTETPPPAPEPPGLRLVSPAAPAPLPDAPDAPDTRSTAPSAPAFLRFAPGPDGALEPVRVRHAEVTATAADTHWRPGDGPARTPFLAGRSFDAAGLPLWAPLLTGGTLVVLPEDRFAPDRLADTVAAHGLTRMWSAPDRLEQTARSHPAAFRGLETVLTAGDPVPVEPLVRIREACPELRLVCAHGPRVGAGAPPLTARVVTDGDLADGGPLPLGRPLDNLRVHVLDAGLRPVPAGVPGELCLAGPGRPQDPPAGPVVRTGARARRRPDGTLLPPAPGLTPGTVPLPGVTATAPRAPRTPQEETLHALFADTLGLDPAALTVDDDFFHLGGHSLLANRLAGRVRTGFGTEISLRTVFEHPTVAGLAAHLEAAGARAHDPLDVLLPLRAGGGQAPLFCVHPAAGISWVYSGLLRHLDPDRPLYGLQSRALRGEAAGSVEEMAADYVRRLRSVRPTGPYHLLGWSFGASVAHAMAVLLQEAGEEVALLALLDGYPAVPGSPARGELPDDPAEAFAVMLASLGYASARDPGFVELTQTLGTAAEHLPETFAGHHKLLDEHRPRRFTGEALFLGAAGDKPADWPYEELWRPYVGGPLTAHRLACAHGEMTRGASIAEIAALLTEHLGEPS